Proteins co-encoded in one Arachis hypogaea cultivar Tifrunner chromosome 11, arahy.Tifrunner.gnm2.J5K5, whole genome shotgun sequence genomic window:
- the LOC112722074 gene encoding cell wall / vacuolar inhibitor of fructosidase 1-like — MRNKASTTLTLVLLTLTLLSTTYSDDLIDQTCKKTPYYELCSNIIHSNPATPSDPKGMVVIMINYTIVNATNTLNYIEDLIKKVTDHELEHKLTFCAESYIPAIKYVLPQAVGSINRGNFGFANYSISYAEKDIVACNKKFTGNQSPLSSRNGIMLQLLDISAAILKILLNG, encoded by the coding sequence atgaggaaTAAGGCCTCAACCACGTTAACACTTGTTCTTCTCACTTTGACTCTTCTATCCACAACATATTCAGATGATTTGATAGACCAAACATGCAAGAAGACACCATACTATGAACTCTGTAGCAATATCATCCATTCAAACCCTGCCACCCCAAGTGATCCAAAGGGTATGGTTGTGATAATGATCAACTACACTATAGTAAATGCCACTAACACTCTCAACTACATTGAAGACCTTATTAAGAAAGTCACTGACCATGAATTGGAGCATAAATTGACCTTTTGTGCTGAGTCATATATCCCTGCTATTAAGTATGTTCTTCCTCAAGCTGTTGGTTCTATAAACAGAGGCAACTTTGGCTTTGCAAATTACTCTATTTCCTATGCTGAGAAAGACATTGTTGCTTGCAACAAGAAATTCACTGGGAATCAGTCACCTTTGAGTTCTAGGAATGGGATTATGCTGCAGCTTCTTGATATTTCTGCTGCAATTCTTAAGATTTTGTTAAATGGctga